A genomic region of Homalodisca vitripennis isolate AUS2020 chromosome 5, UT_GWSS_2.1, whole genome shotgun sequence contains the following coding sequences:
- the LOC124362505 gene encoding vacuolar ATPase assembly integral membrane protein VMA21 homolog gives MFQDSQDLALFKTILTYCVFILVLPVCTFFGSKFFLFDGILGLTAMNSNVYAAIVAVISLHFALGSYIFRAYSYDQPPKAPAKVD, from the exons atgtttcagGATAGCCAGGATTTGGCTCTGTTCAAGACAATATTGacatattgtgtatttatattggttttaccAGTATGCACTTTCTTTGGGTCAAAGTTTTTTCTGTTTGATG GTATTTTGGGTCTGACAGCAATGAACAGTAATGTTTATGCAGCAATAGTTGCTGTAATATCACTGCACTTTGCACTTGGATCATATATCTTCCGAGCATACTCGTATGACCAACCACCCAAAGCTCCAGCTAAAGTCGattaa